The following DNA comes from Megalobrama amblycephala isolate DHTTF-2021 linkage group LG20, ASM1881202v1, whole genome shotgun sequence.
GTGTTTTGCAAAGTAAATACAAATTAGCTAGCAGGTATACATCTGTACTTCTACACGGTATCACTGTACACTACATAAGGTTTACTTGAAATGTAAATACTGCAAACtaaaatattgcatattttaatggcatattGTTACCATTGTTAGCTAGCTGTGTTTATTGTGCATTACAGAGCAACTGTGGCAGGTTTTATTTCCCTGGAACAAAGCTAATATTTTAGGGATGAGATCaaacaaaagtgaaaatttgAGATGCTAGTATTAGTTTATGTGCTTGCAGATCCActcatatgttgtttttttttatatatatatatatgcaatacTTTCTTCAAAACACCATGAATGTTGGGGTAAATAACAATCCATTAACTTTCCCCATTGCAAACATTTAGAAATgttattaaaggaatagttcatccaaagAACTTGAATGATCttttttgtggaacacaaaaggagagatTTAGGTGAATATCcttgctgctcttttccatatagTGATCCTGAATGAGAACTGGGGCTGTCGAactccaaaatgacaaaaatgtacCAAAAGTTGAACAAAAGTAGTCCATTTGACTTGTGGGTTGTATATGTAAATCTTCTGGAGTCATATCTCTTTATTGtgacatttaaattttattatttaattgttatTTAAGTGGATAACCGCTTAACCCAGATAATTTGAAGAACCTTGGAAACCAAACAATGTTGAACCACACTGACTTTAATTGTATGACAAAACAGTTgaaaaattcttcaaaatatcttcttttgagttccacagaagaaaggaaGTCATGTAGTCATGAGGGTACAGTAcataatgatagaattttcatttttgggtggactatccctttaaattatgAATCATTTgtgttattcactgaaaatcttgacATGTCCTAGTTCTCCTCAGCATGTACATATTGGAAGTAGCAATGCCAGATTCATGGACAAATTATTTAAGTCTGATCTTTTCAGTGATTAAGTTTATCCTTTTCAGAAAACCAGTTTGAATGATTTGACACAAATTGAACTGACCAGGAATTGTTGCCGCTTTATCACATGATGCAGTAAAATGGCTTCAGAAACTTGGAATATATATCACACAAGTCATTTAATCTACTTTTATGATAACTGTATTGTGCTTTTTAGCATTATGGAGCTTGACAGGGCCAgtcctcattcacttccattataacGAAAAGAGTggccttttgtgttccacagaagaaagaaatgggtttggaataacatgagggtggataaagacagaattttcattttttggctgaactatccctttaaaagtgcTGTGTGATTTGGACTTTAGGCATCTCGTAGTGTTAGACTTTGATCTCGTCCTCCTCATCAGCATAGTTGTACGGTCCTCTCCTGTGAGAGTTGTTGGTGTTTGTATTCCTGAGTCCTCCACTCCCATAATGACGTGCCAGCACATCAGCAGCCCTCTGGAAACTCTCCGGCTCCATGCCGTGATCCTCAACAGAGTAGGAGTGCATCCGATCCCCCAGCATGGATTTTTTGGGTGACTCACCATTCACAAAGTCTGAATGCTTCCACTCTCCTCCATACAACCGCGTCCTACCGTCATCGTCTTCTCTCAGGAGAGAGTCCACCAAGGACGTGGTTGCGTCCGAGTCCACTTCAGAGTTATTATCGGTGGACGGTGACTTTTCACTGATGGGACTGGCTATTTCACACACAGGGCTGTCAATCATGGCAAAGACTTCAGACATGAGGGAAGGGCCCAGATCAAGGGTGAAAGAGTTCATGGAGTCAGAAGGACTGACGGAGTCTGAACAGGGGAAGGACGGGATACCCGTGTCTGTAAGCGAGCCTCTATGGATTTCAGGAGGACA
Coding sequences within:
- the cdc42ep1a gene encoding cdc42 effector protein 1, which encodes MNLGKLSGLKGLVSHSSGKRRFKGDLTPDMISPPLGDFRHTMHVGRGGDVFGDTSFLSNHGGAGNNADGDSSSTSEKNEGFFSRTLRHVRKTPDRHRGGSKDLSPPPPPISPIIKNAISLPRLDVDSPNGCPVKVLFPSSPKTPENSTCLYGLESGFVTLPRLSRTERPAQGSSPPACPPEIHRGSLTDTGIPSFPCSDSVSPSDSMNSFTLDLGPSLMSEVFAMIDSPVCEIASPISEKSPSTDNNSEVDSDATTSLVDSLLREDDDGRTRLYGGEWKHSDFVNGESPKKSMLGDRMHSYSVEDHGMEPESFQRAADVLARHYGSGGLRNTNTNNSHRRGPYNYADEEDEIKV